The sequence TCGACGAACCGACCACCGGCCTCGACCCCCGCAGCCGTCAGGAACTGTGGGACGTGCTGCGCAACCTGGTTGCCGACGGCACCACGCTGTTGCTGACCACGCAGTACCTCGAGGAGGCCGACCAGCTCGCCGACGACATCGTGGTGATCGACAAGGGGAAGATCATCGCGCACGGCACGTCGCTGGAGCTCAAGCAGCAGGCCGGGGCGGCAAGTCTGGTGCTGACCGTCTCCGATGCCGACGACATCCCCGAAGCGGAGGCACTCCTCCGCAAGACCGGCACCGATGTCTTCATCGATCACGGTGCCCGCAGGTTGACCGCACCGGCCGAGGGCCTCGGTGACCTCACCCGAGTCGTCGCATGGTTCGACGAGAGCGGTATCGCCGTCGACGACCTGGGACTGGCCCGACCCAGTCTCGATGATGTCTTCCTGTCACTCACCGGCCACCGCGCCGAAGACGACACGGCCTCCGAGGAGGAGCAGACCGCATGACCACCACCGTCACTTCCGATCCCGCCGTCGCCCAGCGACCCGAGATCCATCAGACAACCATCTGGCAGCAGTCATGGATCATGGTGAAACGCAACATGATCCACACCAAGCGGATGCCGGAGATGCTCTCCGACGTCACCATCCAGCCGATCATGTTCGTGCTGCTGTTCGCCTACGTCTTCGGCGCGTCGATCACCAACACCGGCGGCGTGTCCTACAAGGAGTTCCTGCTCCCGGGGATCATGGGCCAGACGATCGTCTTCACCGCGTTCATCGTGGCCACCGGCATCACCGCCGACCTGGAGAAGGGGATCATCGATCGCTTCCGATCGTTGCCGATCCGCCGATCATCGGTTCTGGTCGGGCGCAGCATCGCGAGCCTCCTGCACTCGTCGATCGGCATCGTCGTCATGGCGGTCACCGGGCTCGCAATCGGCTGGCGCATTCACGGAACCTTCGCGGAGGCAGTCCTCGCCTTCGCCCTCGTCCTGCTGTTCGGCTTCGGGATGATCTGGTTCGGCATCCTGATCGGGTCCTGGCTGAGCTCGGTGGAGGCGGTGAACGGCTTCATGTTCACCACCCTCTTCCCGCTCACATTCCTGTCGAATGCCTTTGTCCCGACCGCACCGATGCCGTCCTGGCTGCGTGCCATCGCGGAGTGGAATCCCATCTCGGCGCTCGTCCAGTCGATGCGTGTGCTGTGGGGCAACGGCCCGGCAGCCGGACCGGGTTCGCCGTGGCCGCTGCAGCATCCGGAGGTGGCCACCCTGATCTGGGCGGTCGTGTTGACGCTGGTGTTCGCACCGTTCGCACTGCGCGCCTACAACAAGCGCACCTCCGACTGAACCCAACCAACACACCCTCTCCCTCCCTCCCCGCCCCTCCCTGCAGCCGCGACGGTTCCCGGCAGCCGCGACCCCGAAATGGCGTCGCGGCTGCCGGGAAACGTCGCGGCTGCAGAGTGGGGATTGCGGGGGTGGGGATTGCGGGGGTGGGGTGTCGGTCAGGCAGTGAACGCGAGCGCTTCCAGCGGATCGGTGTAGATCGCGTCGAGAGAAACGGCACCGGCGGCCTGCTGCTGCACCGTGGTCCCCGAATGCGACACTCGCACATCACGATTGGCGACCACCGAGGTCGCCTTGACGGCTTTCGCGACGGTCGGCAGCGTGGCCGGGAAGTCGGTGAACGCCTGACCACCGAGCACGATGTGGTCGGGGTTGAAGATGTCGGCGATCAGCGCGACGGTCCGTCCGAGCACTTCGGCTCGTTCTTCGAGCAGGGCACGCGCGGTGGAGTCCCCTGCGCGGGCGAGGTCGTGCACTCCGTCGATGTCGTCGACCGAGAGGCCGAGAGTGCGCGCCGCATCCACCACACCGGTGTCGCTGGCCGTCGGTTCCAGTCGCCCGGTGTTCTCCGGGTCGAGGAGCGTGGTGGGTCCGGTGGGGAAATGTCCGATGACCGGCGGGCCCGCGGTCGGGGTGTGCACGGTGCCGTCGACGCAGAACGCGGTGCCGACCATCTCACGGGCATAGAAGTACAGAAAGCTCGACTTCTTCTGATCGGGGTTGACGACGAGTTCCGCGGCAGCCATCGCCTCGACGTGCGACGCGACCGACACCGGCAGGCCGACCGCCCCGGCGATGATCCGACCGACCGGCGCGGCGGTCCAGCCCAGGCGCGGATGGTCGACGAGGCCGCCCGGCGCAACCCGGCCACCGAGCGCCACACCGGCCCAGAGCACACGACGACCCGTCCATCGGCCCAGGAATCGTCGGGCACTCACCCCGATCGCCGTGAGTGTCTCCTCCGGGGAATCCGTCGCAGGCGTCGGAATCTGGATGGCGCCGACCACCCGATGCAGGAGGTCGTGTGTGGTGATGGAGGTGACCTTGTAACCGATGTGGATACCCAACGTGAGGAAGTCCGTCACGTTGAGCTCGAACGGCAGGCGCGGCCTGCCGATGGCCCCGGCGGGAGCCAGGTCCGCGCGTTCACGGATCAAACCGGCCTTGAGCAGGGCGCCCACTTGCCGGTTCACGGTCGAGACGCTCAGCCCGGTGTGCTCGGCGGCGTCATCACGGAACACCGGGCCGGAGAGACGCGCGGCGCGCAGGACCAGGGCGGCGGGTTTCGACGACAGTTGCAGCTGCGGTGTGGCGATGTGGATGGCAGACGCTCCCTTCCGCGGTGACCCTTGCGCTGGAGGCCGGGGAACGCGGGCGGCGAGCCGGTGTCCCTGGATGCGGGGCGCCTGCGGTCGGGCGGGTTCCGGATTGGCGGTGTGGTGGTGGTCGAGCGTTGCGGTCATCTGTGAGTCCTCATCGAATGTGCCACATCCGGGTCCGATCGGCGCCACGGCACGACCGGTCGCTCGGATCAGCGGATATGAGTGGGCCGCGCATGCGGCCCGGGGGTGATTGCTGAGATCAGCGCATTCGGCGACAACACAGAACACGAGCGAACGGCAGCCGACAGCCCAGAGCGGTCGTCACATAGGTGACCTCTGGGACGTAGGGCTGGCGGCTCGTCATGTCGATCAAGCTAGCAACGCACGATGGACACTGGCAACCTCGCGCAGGTGCCCGCCCGTGTCCCTGTCGGCACACGAATATGGTCGTTCACCGGCGATGATAGGTCGGCACCGACCGCGCGACGCCGGTTGTGCGCAGCCTGATCCGAACCCACCGCCGAGGACCCCGCCGCCGACGACGCGCGTGCAGTGCGGGGTCGTATCCGGCCGGCCCGGCGATCCCCCTCACGACCGCCGGGCCGACACGGTTGCCCGGCACCTACGCGCCGGTCCTACTTCTGACGCAGCGGGCACGGTTTCGGTTCCGTCGAACGCTCGACTCGAGGGCTGATCTTGTCGGACCCTTCCCGTAATCTGGGTCACATGTCCACCACGACTGCGCCGCAAGCGTCCGACGCCGAGTTCCTTGAGGTCGCCGAACCGTTCCGGCGCGAGATCCTGGCGCACTGCTACCGCATGATGGGGTCGCATCACGACGCCGAGGACCTCATGCAGGAGACCTACCTGCGCGCGTGGCGTGGCTACGACAGATTCGATCGGCGCGCGTCGGTGCGCACGTGGTTACACAAGATCGCCACCAACACCTGTCTCACCGCTCTGGGAAGCCGACAGCGGCGGCCGCTCCCGTCCGGCCTCGGAGGCGATGCCTTCGACCCGACCGACAGCCTGCTGCAAGACCATGAGGTCCCCTGGCTCGAGCCGTTCTCCGGCACGGTCGATGAGATCGCACCGGGCGATGACGCCGACCCCGCCTACGTGGTGGGGGCTCGCGAGTCGATCCGTCTCGCCTTCATCGCAGCCCTGCAACATCTCCCGGAGCGTCAACGCGCCGTCCTGATCCTCCGCGACGTCCTGCAGTGGCGGGCCGCGGAGGTCGCCGACACCATCGGGGTCACCACGGCGACCGTCAACAGCCTTCTGCAGCGCGCCCGTGAGCAACTGAAGAATGCCGCGCCCGAGAAGGATTCACCGAGCACGCTCGATGACGACGCCAAGCGCGAACTGCTCGCCAAATATGTATCGGCCTTCGAGCGCTACGACATCGACGCCATCGTGGACCTGTTCACCGACAAGGCCATCTGGGAGATGCCGCCGTTCACCGGCTGGTATCAGGGTGCCATCGCGATCGGCGAACTCATCCGCCGCAACTGCCCTGCGGAGAAGGACGGCGATCAGATCCTCTTGCCGACCATTGCGAACGGACAGCCGGCCTTCGGTCTCTACATGCGCGAGGCCGATGGTGTGCACCGTCCGTTCCATCTCCAGGTCCTCGATATCGACGCCACCGGAAAGGTCTCCTACGTCGTGGCCTTCTTCAGCGACAATCTGGAGGAGGATTTTGCGCGGTTCGGGCTACCCTCCACGCCGTATGAGGCGTCCGACCGCACCGCGCCGAGTTCGTTGCACTGAATTCGTCCCAGGCGCTACGTCGCCGAGTCGTCGGCGGGTATCTGCGAGGGGTCCATCCAGACGATCTCCCACGCGTGGCCGTCCAGATCGCAGAAGCTGCGACAGTACATGAAGCCGAGATCCTCGGGTTCCCGCAACGCGCAACCGCCATGTCTCAGCGCCGCATCGGCGCATCGGTCGACGTCGGCGCGTGAGCAGGCCGACACCGCCACCAGCGACTCACGTCCTGCGCATGGATCCGCCACCGCGCCTGCCGCGTATCCCGCGAACCGCTGCCGCGTGTGGAGAACCACTCGGCTGTGATCGTTGATCTCCATACAGACCGTGCCCTGATCGCAGAACATCGCGTCGAAGCGGAAACCCAGGCTGGTGTAGAACGCCCGCGAGCGCGCCACATCGGCCACGGGAAGATTGACGAACAGCATCGTCGACAATTCGGACACTCCTGACATCGCGTGATCCCACGGTGTATCGACCGATCGGACAAGCCGAACTCATCGGCAGCCGCCCGAACACCAGGCCCGCAGACGCCATAAGGTGTGAGGCATGGGCGTGATCTATCTGGTCCGGCACGGACAGGCGGACCCGAATGCGTACGGAATCCAGGGCACCGACGATGCTGCGCCCAACGGGCCAGGCGGTCTCACCGACACAGGTGTCATGCAGGCGCGACTGACCGGCGCATTGCTCGCCAGCCTCACCGACAAGGTGACGGCGGCGGTGAGTGGCGATCTCCCACGGCAGTCGCAGACCCTCGCCGGAGTTCTCGAAGCGTTCGACGCTGCCCCGGCTCCGGAGGTCGACCCCGACTGGAACGAGTACGCGCTGCCGGCCCTCGTCGGTTCGGCCAGCGCCGAGGAGTATCGCGACGGCCGCAGCTATCAACAGCGTCTCGACGCCGGGCTGGCCGCGTGGATCGCCGACACAGCCCAGCACCATGAGGCGGGCGGGGAGACCTACCGCGACTTCAGCACGCGTATCTCCGCCGCCGCCGACCGCGCCGTCGCCCTGGCCGGGTCGGGACAGACCGTCGTCGTGGTCGCCTCCGCCGGCTCGATCACCCAATGGCTGGGCCAGCTCTGGGACGTGCCGGCGCAGACCTGGCCGCTGCTGTCGCGCACCATGGTGAACGCCTCGGTGTCGAAGCTGATCGTCGGACGCACGGGCGTCTCGGTGGTGTCGTTCAACGAACACGCCCACCTCGCGGATCGCGACGGCGGAGTAGCGACGTTCCGCTGACGGACCCTTCGAGACGCATCGCTCGTTCCTCGCGACGCTCCTCAGGGAACAGGCAGGCCGCATCGCTCGTTCCTCGCAGGGGCACGGCCTTCCGATCCCTGAGGAGCGAGCTTGCGGCAGAGGACTTTCCGATCCCTGAGGAGCGAGCTTGCGAGCGTCTCGAAGGGTCACGCCCGGTGCAGATTGTTCCCCGGGCGCGTGAGAACCACGTTGGGCAACACCGCGTATCGCGACAACTGGGTGACCGAGTGCGCGATGGTGGCGACGTCACCGACGGTGATCATCTCGTCGCCGGGGATCTGCTCCTTGAGCCAATCCGACATGTCCGTGTCGACGTACCCGGGCGCGATGGTCGTCGCGCTCACGCCGTTACGGGATTCCTCGAGATTGAACGTCTCGCACAGCGAGATCAGCGCGGCCTTCGTCGAGCCGTACGCCGACAGCTCCGGCTCGGGGTAGACACCGGTGATCGACGCGATGGCGATCACCTTCGCCACACCGTTGGTCTCGGCGGTGGCGCGCAACGTCGGCAACAGCGTCTGCAGAAGAATGTACGGCGCACGGACATTCACCTGATAGAGGCGATCGAAACGACGCACCGGTAGGTCAGCGACGGCACCCTTCTGTCCCATGCCGGCGTTGATCACCAGCGTGTCGCACCTACCGAACGCCTCGACATGCCCCGTCGCCAGTTCGGCGACGGCATCCCCGTCGGTCATGTCCGCCGGGATCACCTCCACTCGCCCGGCACCCATCTCCGAGAGCTCGGCGGCCCTGCTCTCCAACGCCTCTCGCCCACGCGAACTGATGGTGAGGTCCCAACCGTCCGCGGCGAACCGCTCGGCGATCGCCGCACCGATCCCCCGGGACGCCCCGGTCACCAATGCCACCTTGTCATCCGACATTCCGTGTCCCCCTCAGCTGTTCCAGACCGGCAGAAATGAACTCGGCCGTTGCCTCACCGGCGCTTTCCGCGCCGTCCGACGATGCGCCGGCCCGTGCCCGGTGTGCGATACCTTCCGCGACCACACCGAGTTTCAGATTCGCCAGTGCCAGGTAGAAGTCCCAGTCACCCAGGTCACGTCCGGTCCGCGTGGCGTAACGCTCGGCGATGTCGTCGGCCGACGGATAGCGATCGCTGGTCCACGCCGCCTCGAAGCCGACCACCTGGTCGAAGCCAGGGCGACGGTACACGCACATCAGCGCGATGTCGGTGAGCGGGTCGCCGAGTGTCGACAACTCCCAATCCACCACCGCGCGAACAATTCCCGGGTCATCGGCCGAGGCGATGGTGTTGTCCACCCGATAGTCACCGTGCACGATGGTGTTGCGCGCCTCGGTCGGCACGCGGTCACCGAGCGCGGCGACCAACTTGTCCACGTCGTCGAGCTCGCGGCTCTTCACGTGCCCCCACTGACGCGCCCACAGCTTCACCTGCCGCGCGACAAAACCATCGGGCCGACCGAACTCGCCCAGCCCGACAGCCCGGTAGTCCACCTCGTGCAGCCGGGCCAACGTCTCGACGAGCCCGTCGAGGTTGCGCTCGATATCGCTGTCCGACAATGCTTTCAGGTCAGTCGACGTACGGATGACCGGTCCGTCGACAAACTCCACCACCGTGAACGGCGCGCCGAAGACCTCCCCGTCGGAATCGATCGCGACAGTTCGCGCCACCGGGACGTCGGTCTGCTGCAGCGCGCTCGTCACCGCCCATTCGCGGTTCATGTCGTGCGCCGACGGGGTGAGCCCGCTCGTCGGTGGACGGCGCACCACCCAGTGCGAAACATCGTCACGCACACTGAAGGTGAGATTCGACTTGCCGCCGCTGATGAGATCGACGCGGAGGTCCCCGATGACGTCGACGCCGCGGCCGACCAGGAAGTCCCGAAGCAGAACAGAATTCAATGCCGGGTGTTCGCTCACCGGCTCGCCCCCGACCCGGCCGACTGGGCTGCTTTCCGTGCCCGGCCGATCGCCCGGCGGGCGATGGCCCATCGGTGCACCTCGGACGGCCCGTCGTAGATACGGAACGGACGCAGCTCACGCTGCAGCCGTGCGAGCGGCAGGTCGTCGGAGACACCCATCCCGCCACACATCTGGATGCTGCGGTCGGCGATCCTGGTGTATGCCTCCGCGGCAAAGGTCTTGGCGATGGAGGTCTCGTTCGACGCGTGGTTGCCCAGATCGAGTTCGTGACAAGCCTTCACCAGCAGTGCGTTACTCGCCGCCAGGTCGATCTCGTTGTCGGCGACCATCTGCTGGATCATGCCGAGGTCGCCGAGCTTGCCGCCGAATCCTTCTCGTCGCGACACGTAGTCGACGGCGACGTCGTGGCAGCGCTGCGCCGAGCCGAACCACCGCATCACATGGGTCATCCGCGCCGGACCCAACCGCACCTGCGCGTAGCGGTAGCCCTCGTCGACCTCACCGAGGATGTCCTCGTCGGGGACGAAGACGTCGGTGAAGCTGACCTCGCAGTGGCCGCCGATCATCGAACGGTCGGTGGTCACGATGTGCCGGTCCACGGAGATCCCCGCAGTGTCGGCCGGGGCGAGGAACATCGTCGCGCCGCCGCGGTCACCGGGTGCGCCCGCGGTGCGCGCCATGATGATGAAGAACCCCGCACCCTCGGCGCCGGTGATGAACCGCTTCTCGCCGTTGATCTTCCAACCGCCGTCCACCTTGACGGCGCTGGTGCGCAAGGCATTGGGATCGGAGCCCGCGCCCGGCGAGGGTTCGGTCATCGCAAATGCCGAGCGGACGTCGCCGGCCGCGAGCGGGGCAAGGTACTTGTGCTTCTGCTCCTGGCTGGCGACGTGCGCGAGCATGTGGACGTTGCCCTCATCGGGCGCGCCGATGTGCAGTGCCACCGGCCCGAAGGTCGAGTATCCGGCGGCCGCGAAGACCGGTGCGCGGTCGGACATGTTGAGACCGAGCCCACCGAACTCGACCGGCGCGTGCGGTGCGAAGATCCCCTCGGCCTTGGCCTTCGCGTTGAGCTCGCGACGCAGGTCGTCCCCGCCGGCCGCGGTGACGTCGCCGCCATGGGCGTTCTCGATCGGCAAGACGTGGTCGCGTACGAATCGGCTCGTCTTGTCGACGATCTCCGAGACATTCGGGTCGTAGCTCAGGTCTACGGGCATGGCATCTCCTCAAGGTCCGCCGACCGAGCGATCGTTCGGCGCCCTCACGATGCCAGCCGCGAAGACGCCGGTCAAGTCGGACCGGCGTCGATGCCGGCCGGATCAGTTCGCGTCGGCGACGGCGCGGTATCCGACCAGCGCGCGGGCGAGCTGCAGGTTGCGCGCAATGAGTTCGTCGGCACCGAGTTCGCCGTCGAGCTTGAACCAGGTCGACACCCCGACGCACATCGTGGCGACCGCGCGACTCGCATCTTTGGGGTATCGGGTGGAGAACACCCCGGCCTCGACACCCGCAAAGACGACCTCGTCGACCATGTGCTGCTGCCGGTCCCGATGCCCGATATAGGTCTGCCGGTAGCTGTCGTCGAGACTCCGGATCTCGGTGGACCCGACGAACGCCTGCTCTCGCCGATACATGTGGAACCTCAGGAGCGACTCGACCACCGCGTCGAACTGATCGATGGGTTCGTCACCGGCCTCGGAGATGGCCCTTTCCGACCGGCTCAGCAGGTCCGTCATGGTCCGTTCCAGCAGGCCCTGCAGCAACGACTGTTTCGACGGGTAGTGGTGATAGAGCCCGGGCACGGACAGATTCGCGCGGGACGCGATCTCCCGCACCGACGTCCCGTGATAGCCCTGCTCGGCGAACGCGGCCAGCGCCGCCGCCAGCGGTACCGGGAGTTCCGCCTCGCCGAAGTCTCGCCATTCACCGATGGAGTGTGGGCGCACCTCCGCCTCGCCGGCTCCACTACTCATGGGTTCCAACATAGCGTCCCTGCGGGTATGGCGGTGAAGCGGCAACACATGGACCGACCGCTATGCGCCGAACCGTTCCACTCCGTCGGCGAGTGCCATCATCAGCCCGACGCTCACTCTCGCCACTCCCTCCCGGTCGAGGTCCAGGTGGCCGTCGAGCCACGCGGCCAGCAGGTGAGCGAGACCGCCGACCTGGAAATGCGCCGCGGCCAGGGCCTTCGGATGCGACCTGACCTCTACCACCCCGAGGCCGATTGCAGAGTCAGTCCTGCGAAGAGCGCGGTCGATTCCATTCGCTTGGCCGCGATCGTCGGGCTGAGCAACGACTGCGAGAACAACAGTCGCCCCTTGCGCCGGTCCTCGTCGATGATGCGGACGATCGTGGCGATGGCACCACTCACCTTGCTCTCGACGTCGTCGCCGGCGCCGAAGGCGGCGAGCGCGTCCTCGGAGATCTCGGCGATCACCTCGTCGAACGTGGCGTTGACCAGTGCCTCGATCGAATCGAAGCTCTCGTAGAAGTAGCGCGTGGTGAGTCCGGCCTCCCGACACACCCCACGCACCGTGACCGACCCTCCGTCGGAGGCGCCGAGCAGCTCGAGCGCGGCGTCGATGAGAGTGGCTCGTCGACGGGCGACGCGGCTGCCGCCGTCCTCCCCGCCATACGCACGCAGTCTGCCGCCGGTACTCGAAGAGCCGGTCGGCCTGGTCTCGGAGGTGCTTGCCACACGTCCATCTTGACACCGACGACCATGACATCGTTGAATGAAAGAGAAAACACGCGTTGTCAGAATGCGTCCCGAGCAACTTCAGGGAGTCCTGGTGAGCACCGAACCGATCATCGATGACGTCGATCTGCCGACCGCATACTCGGCAACAGCGCCGGATACCGAATACCTACCACCGGCCGCCCGGATGACGCGCGGCGAACTCGACGCCCTACCGACCCGGATGAACGAGATGAAGGGCATCTCGGCGCTGGCCGGCCCCGCCAACGTGATCATGCAGCTCGCGATGCCCGCGGTCGGTTACGGCGTGTACGAGAGCCGGGTCGACAGCGGCAACCTGTTCAAGCACCCCATCAAGCGCACTCGCACCACCCTGAGCTACCTCGCGGTTGCCGTGATGGGCAGTCCGGCCGATCGCAAGGCGTATCGCAAGGCGGTAGGCAAGGCGCACGCCAAGGTCCGCTCCACCGCGGACAGTCCCGTGAAGTACAACGCCTTCGATCCCGCACTGCAGCTCTGGGTGGCGGCCTGCCTCTACAAGGGCTGGGAGGACATGCAGCACATCTACGGCGATCCCGCGGACATCACCGACGAGGCGTATCAGAACGGGGCGGTCCTCGGCACCACGCTGCAGGTGCCGCGCGAGATGTGGCCGGCCACCCGGGCCGATTTCGAGGAGTACTGGAACGAGACCGTCGAGAGCTTCGAGATCGACCCGGTCATCCGCGAGCACCTGATGAGCATCACCCGTGCCGAGTTCATGCCGCGCTGGTTCAGCGTGCTGGTCGGCTGGTGGTTCGAACTGCTGACCATCGGCTTCCTGCCCGAGAACTTCCGCGACAAGATGGGGCTCGAGTTCAAGCCGTGGCAACGCGTCGTCTTCGACACCCACAACAAGGTCGCCCGCGCCATCAGCAACCGACTGCCGAAACCGCTGCGTGAATTCCCGTTCAACCTCTTGTTGTGGGATGTCCGCTTCCGTATCCGGACCAAGCGTCCCCTGGTCTGAGGACGTCCCGCGGGTCTCGATAAGCCGCTCGCTGTCGAGACCCCTCACACCCGCTGCAACGCAGTCGGATTCACGTCGGCGACGGATGTGTGCCCGGCCAGCCCGAGCGTGAGGTCGAGTTCGGCGATGATGTTGGCGACCACATCGCGCGCGCCGTCGGCGCCGGCCAGCGCGAGACCATACATGTGCGGACGGCCGATACACGCGGCGTCTGCGCCGAGTGCGAGTGCCTTGAAGACGTCGGCGCCCGTGTGAATACCCGAATCCACGAGCACCTTGATCCGCCCGTCCACGGCAGGAGCGATCGCCGCGAGGGCATCGATCGAGCCGATCGCACCGTCGACCTGACGGCCGCCGTGGTTGGACACGATGATCCCGTCGACACCGGCATCGACGGCCCGGCGCGCGTCGTCGGGATGCAGGACCCCCTTGAGAACGATCGGCAACGACGTCCGGTCACGCAACCCCTCGATGTCGTCCCAGTTCAACGAGGGCCGTGAGTAGATGTCGAGAAAGGTCTGCACCGCGACCCTCGGCTCCGGCCTGCGCAGGTTGTCACGCATCCGGCCCGGCGCGTTGCGGGCGATGGAGAAGAGGGTCTTGATGGCGCCGAGGGAGATCTCCGGACGCTGGCCGCCCATGGCAGATCGGACGCGCTCGGCGACGATCTCGGTGAAGCGCGGGTCCGAGGTGTACTGATCGATGCCCTCCCCCCGCGCGAACGGCAACGACCCCAGGTTCAGATCCTGCGGGCGCCAGCCGAGCATCGTGGTGTCGAGCGTGACCGCGACGGCGGCGGCACCCATCTTCTCGGCACGCGCGAGCAGGCTGTCGACGAGCTCGTCGTCGGTGGACCAGTACAGCTGGAACCAGCGTGGCGCGCCCGGCCGGACCCGATCCATCTCGGCCGCCACCGTCTCCATCGGGGCACTGCCCTGATTCGAGAAGATGTAGGGCACACCGAGTTCGGCGGCCGCATGCCCGATGTGTACGTCGGCGTCGCGAGCGGCGAGCGCGCCGGCACCCACCGGCGAGAACAGCACGGGCGCCGGAAGATGCTGCCCGAACAGCTCGATGCCGGTGGTCCGCGACGACACGTCGCGCAGCACCCGGGGCACGATCGCCCACCGGTCGAGTGCGGCGCGATTCGCCGTCATCGTGGAGCCCTCGCCCGCACCGCCGGCGATGTAGGCCCACGCCCGCTCCGACATCGCGCGCCGCGCCTGGCGTTCGAGTTCGGCATGGTCGGTGGGCACTCGCGGCCTGCGCCCGTGGATGCCTTGCGTGTAGATCTCGTTCTGGCGCAGGCGGCCGGCACCGGCCATGGGCGTCTCGGCGGATTCGGTCACGGTCGGCACTCCACGCTCATCGGGGCGATCATGGGTACATCGTAGGGTTCGCCCCGTCGTGAGTGGGAGCTGTCACACAGGTCTCCCGGGCGCGCCCGATAGGCTGGCTGGCACATCGATTGGGAGGTCGTCGTGGCGTTGTGGTTGTACCGGCTCGGGCGTTTCACGTTCCGACACAAGTGGTGGTTCGTCGGAGCCTGGCTGGCCGTGATCATCGCGCTCGGCGCGATCGTCGGCGCGGTCGCACCCAAGTTCTCCACCGACTTCGAGTTGCCGGGTACCGACTCGGATCGCGCGATGTCGGTGATGAAGTCCGACTTCTCGGCGATCAACGAACAGCAGCTCAAGGCGTCGACCAGCATCCTGGTGGCCGCCGACGACGGGCTGGCCAATCACACCGAGCAGATCGATGCACTCGTCGCGAAGGCGCGGACCCTGCCCGAGGTGATCGATTCGCAGACCGTCGTCAACCCGGTCACCGCCGCCGCGCAGAACCCTGCGATGGCGTCCGCGGTGCTCGGCGACGACGGCAAGGTCGGTCTGATCCAGATCCGCCAGGACATCCCGGTGCAGGACCTGACCGGCGAGGACAT is a genomic window of Gordonia sp. SID5947 containing:
- a CDS encoding ABC transporter permease; amino-acid sequence: MTTTVTSDPAVAQRPEIHQTTIWQQSWIMVKRNMIHTKRMPEMLSDVTIQPIMFVLLFAYVFGASITNTGGVSYKEFLLPGIMGQTIVFTAFIVATGITADLEKGIIDRFRSLPIRRSSVLVGRSIASLLHSSIGIVVMAVTGLAIGWRIHGTFAEAVLAFALVLLFGFGMIWFGILIGSWLSSVEAVNGFMFTTLFPLTFLSNAFVPTAPMPSWLRAIAEWNPISALVQSMRVLWGNGPAAGPGSPWPLQHPEVATLIWAVVLTLVFAPFALRAYNKRTSD
- a CDS encoding histidine phosphatase family protein yields the protein MGVIYLVRHGQADPNAYGIQGTDDAAPNGPGGLTDTGVMQARLTGALLASLTDKVTAAVSGDLPRQSQTLAGVLEAFDAAPAPEVDPDWNEYALPALVGSASAEEYRDGRSYQQRLDAGLAAWIADTAQHHEAGGETYRDFSTRISAAADRAVALAGSGQTVVVVASAGSITQWLGQLWDVPAQTWPLLSRTMVNASVSKLIVGRTGVSVVSFNEHAHLADRDGGVATFR
- a CDS encoding sigma-70 family RNA polymerase sigma factor translates to MSTTTAPQASDAEFLEVAEPFRREILAHCYRMMGSHHDAEDLMQETYLRAWRGYDRFDRRASVRTWLHKIATNTCLTALGSRQRRPLPSGLGGDAFDPTDSLLQDHEVPWLEPFSGTVDEIAPGDDADPAYVVGARESIRLAFIAALQHLPERQRAVLILRDVLQWRAAEVADTIGVTTATVNSLLQRAREQLKNAAPEKDSPSTLDDDAKRELLAKYVSAFERYDIDAIVDLFTDKAIWEMPPFTGWYQGAIAIGELIRRNCPAEKDGDQILLPTIANGQPAFGLYMREADGVHRPFHLQVLDIDATGKVSYVVAFFSDNLEEDFARFGLPSTPYEASDRTAPSSLH
- a CDS encoding VOC family protein, whose protein sequence is MSTMLFVNLPVADVARSRAFYTSLGFRFDAMFCDQGTVCMEINDHSRVVLHTRQRFAGYAAGAVADPCAGRESLVAVSACSRADVDRCADAALRHGGCALREPEDLGFMYCRSFCDLDGHAWEIVWMDPSQIPADDSAT
- a CDS encoding SDR family oxidoreductase: MSDDKVALVTGASRGIGAAIAERFAADGWDLTISSRGREALESRAAELSEMGAGRVEVIPADMTDGDAVAELATGHVEAFGRCDTLVINAGMGQKGAVADLPVRRFDRLYQVNVRAPYILLQTLLPTLRATAETNGVAKVIAIASITGVYPEPELSAYGSTKAALISLCETFNLEESRNGVSATTIAPGYVDTDMSDWLKEQIPGDEMITVGDVATIAHSVTQLSRYAVLPNVVLTRPGNNLHRA
- a CDS encoding ROK family transcriptional regulator; this translates as MTATLDHHHTANPEPARPQAPRIQGHRLAARVPRPPAQGSPRKGASAIHIATPQLQLSSKPAALVLRAARLSGPVFRDDAAEHTGLSVSTVNRQVGALLKAGLIRERADLAPAGAIGRPRLPFELNVTDFLTLGIHIGYKVTSITTHDLLHRVVGAIQIPTPATDSPEETLTAIGVSARRFLGRWTGRRVLWAGVALGGRVAPGGLVDHPRLGWTAAPVGRIIAGAVGLPVSVASHVEAMAAAELVVNPDQKKSSFLYFYAREMVGTAFCVDGTVHTPTAGPPVIGHFPTGPTTLLDPENTGRLEPTASDTGVVDAARTLGLSVDDIDGVHDLARAGDSTARALLEERAEVLGRTVALIADIFNPDHIVLGGQAFTDFPATLPTVAKAVKATSVVANRDVRVSHSGTTVQQQAAGAVSLDAIYTDPLEALAFTA
- a CDS encoding acyl-CoA dehydrogenase family protein; translated protein: MPVDLSYDPNVSEIVDKTSRFVRDHVLPIENAHGGDVTAAGGDDLRRELNAKAKAEGIFAPHAPVEFGGLGLNMSDRAPVFAAAGYSTFGPVALHIGAPDEGNVHMLAHVASQEQKHKYLAPLAAGDVRSAFAMTEPSPGAGSDPNALRTSAVKVDGGWKINGEKRFITGAEGAGFFIIMARTAGAPGDRGGATMFLAPADTAGISVDRHIVTTDRSMIGGHCEVSFTDVFVPDEDILGEVDEGYRYAQVRLGPARMTHVMRWFGSAQRCHDVAVDYVSRREGFGGKLGDLGMIQQMVADNEIDLAASNALLVKACHELDLGNHASNETSIAKTFAAEAYTRIADRSIQMCGGMGVSDDLPLARLQRELRPFRIYDGPSEVHRWAIARRAIGRARKAAQSAGSGASR
- a CDS encoding phosphotransferase family protein, giving the protein MSEHPALNSVLLRDFLVGRGVDVIGDLRVDLISGGKSNLTFSVRDDVSHWVVRRPPTSGLTPSAHDMNREWAVTSALQQTDVPVARTVAIDSDGEVFGAPFTVVEFVDGPVIRTSTDLKALSDSDIERNLDGLVETLARLHEVDYRAVGLGEFGRPDGFVARQVKLWARQWGHVKSRELDDVDKLVAALGDRVPTEARNTIVHGDYRVDNTIASADDPGIVRAVVDWELSTLGDPLTDIALMCVYRRPGFDQVVGFEAAWTSDRYPSADDIAERYATRTGRDLGDWDFYLALANLKLGVVAEGIAHRARAGASSDGAESAGEATAEFISAGLEQLRGTRNVG